The following proteins come from a genomic window of Notamacropus eugenii isolate mMacEug1 chromosome X, mMacEug1.pri_v2, whole genome shotgun sequence:
- the LOC140515326 gene encoding olfactory receptor 5D13-like, giving the protein MVSPDKNQSTTVMFILLGFSEYPELQVTLFLLFLSIYAVTVVGNVGMIMVIMINPKLHTPMYFFLKHLSFVDFCYSTTITPKLLENLIVEDRSISINICITQFSLAVTFVMTEMVMLAVMAYDRFVAICYPLLYTIYMSPQRCALLVTVAYTWGIIPSITLIYSILILSFCETKIIDNFVCEYNVILSASCSDKHFSEIILFIVVNLNAFCTLIIILTSYLFIFVTILKMHSARGRNKAFSTCTSHLMAVTIFYGSIIFLYCIPNSKNASLIIKVGSVFYTVVIPMLNPFIYSLRNNDVKETFREIMDLKTISQ; this is encoded by the coding sequence ATGGTGAGCCCTGACAAGAATCAGAGTACCACAGTCATGTTCATCCTTTTAGGATTCTCTGAGTACCCAGAGCTCCAGGTGACCCTCTTTCTACTGTTCCTCTCTATCTATGCAGTCACTGTGGTGGGGAATGTGGGCATGATTATGGTCATCATGATCAATCCGAAACTCCACAcccccatgtactttttcctcaaACACTTGTCCTTTGTGGATTTCTGTTACTCTACCACAATTACACCCAAACTACTAGAAAACTTAATTGTAGAAGACAGAAGCATCTCCATCAATATTTGCATCACACAGTTTTCCCTTGCTGTCACCTTCGTGATGACAGAGATGGTCATGTTGGCAGTGATGGCCTATGACCGTTTTGTTGCTATATGTTATCCCTTGCTGTATACAATTTACATGTCCCCACAACGCTGTGCCCTGCTAGTGACTGTGGCATACACTTGGGGCATAATTCCATCTATTACACTCATCTACTCAATTCTTATACTCTCCTTTTGTGAGACCaaaatcattgataactttgtatgtgaatataatgttATCCTTTCTGCTTCCTGCTCTGATAAACACTTTAGTGAAATAATACTTTTTATTGTTGTAAATCTCAATGCATTTTGCACCCTCATCATTATCCTTACatcttatctttttatttttgtcactatCCTCAAAATGCATTCAGCCAGGGGAAGAAATAAAGCTTTCTCCACTTGTACCTCCCACTTGATGGCTGTTACCATCTTCTACGGGTCCATCATCTTCCTCTATTGTATCCCCAATTCCAAAAACGCATCGCTTATAATCAAAGTGGGATCTGTTTTTTATACTGTTGTGATTCCTATGCTAAATCCTTTCATATACAGTCTAAGGAACAATGATGTGAAGGAAACTTTCAGGGAAATTATGGATCTCAAAACCATTTCTCAATAA